In Nicotiana tabacum cultivar K326 chromosome 17, ASM71507v2, whole genome shotgun sequence, one DNA window encodes the following:
- the LOC107779311 gene encoding dihydroceramide fatty acyl 2-hydroxylase FAH1 isoform X2 encodes MVAQGFNVDLNKALVFQVGHLGEAYQEWIHQPIVSKEGPRFFESDFWEFLTRTVWWAIPTIWLPVVCYSIFTSIHMGHTVPEVALMVALGIFIWTLMEYTLHRFLFHINTTSYWGNTAHYLLHGCHHKHPMDGLRLVFPPAATAVLCIPFWNLIKFLATPSTAPALFGGGLLGYVMYDVTHYYLHHGQPTNEVPKSLKKYHLNHHFRIQNKGFGITSSFWDKVFGTLPHSKSAKNR; translated from the exons ATGGTTGCACAAGGCTTCAATGTAGATTTAAATAAAGCACTTGTATTCCAG GTTGGCCACCTTGGAGAAGCTTACCAAGAGTGGATTCACCAGCCCATTGTCAGCAAGGAAGGTCCGCGATTTTTTGAAAGTGATTTTTGGGAG TTTCTGACTCGCACAGTTTGGTGGGCAATTCCAACCATATGGCTTCCAGTTGTATGCTACAGTATCTTCACGTCTATCCATATGGGTCATACTGTCCCGGAGGTGGCATTGATGGTGGCGTTGGGCATTTTCATCTGGACACTGATGGAATACACTCTTCATCGTTTTCTTTTCCACATTAATACAACGAGCTATTG GGGAAACACAGCTCATTATCTTCTTCATGGCTGTCATCATAAGCATCCCATGGATGGTCTAAGGCTTGTTTTTCCACCTGCTGCAACGGCTGTTCTTTGCATACCT TTCTGGAACTTGATCAAATTCCTGGCGACTCCCTCTACTGCTCCTGCTTTGTTTGGAGGCGGTCTATTGGGCTACGTTATGTATGATGTAACCCACTACTACTTGCATCACGGACAACCGACAAATGAAGTGCCTAAAAGTCTTAAG AAATATCACTTGAATCATCATTTTCGTATCCAGAACAAAGGTTTTGGCATTACCTCCTCTTTCTGGGACAAGGTGTTTGGAACGCTACCACATTCAAAATCAGCCAAGAACAGATGA
- the LOC107778372 gene encoding berberine bridge enzyme-like 22, with protein MVSIVLLVLFLLTKPSHGNLQDFAICMTLHSISIVHSQGSFSYTYLLQAAEQNPRWLNSTSLLKPPFIVTPKTQNEIQLAILCSKKHALQVRVKSGGHDYEGLSFLCKTPFVIFDLVDFRSISINLEDETAWIQAGATIGEFYYNIAKKSDILGFPSGLCPSVGVGGLFSGGGIGTMMRKYDLSADNIIDANLVDANGRILNRETMGEDVFWAIRGGGGASFGVITAWKVKLVRVPPLVTVFTIHKSLDQEGVKLVHKWQYLASKLPGSLFIRVIIQQIDGPDSHGNAKPAELLFNSLFLGLRTDLVSIMNRSFPDLGLKMEDCAEMSWIKSVLYFTGYEKGEPLEVLLDRKTQYKSNFKGKSDFVVEPIPESVFQGISERFLHQKLAFMILDPLGGKMDEISESEIPFPHRKGNLYNIQYIVKWDSNDMLASQQPLYWMQRLYKYMEPYVSKSPRTAYINYRDLDLGINQQGNYSSYRQALTWGTKYFKGNFQRLARAKHQIDPSNFFTNEQSIPPLSC; from the coding sequence ATGGTTTCCATTGTATTACTAGTTTTATTTCTTCTTACAAAACCAAGTCATGGAAATCTTCAAGACTTTGCTATATGCATGACTCTTCACTCTATTTCAATTGTTCACTCCCAAGGATCTTTTTCATATACATATCTTTTACAAGCAGCTGAACAAAATCCAAGATGGTTAAACTCAACATCACTACTTAAACCACCATTCATAGTAACACCAAAGACACAAAATGAAATCCAATTAGCCATTCTTTGTAGCAAGAAGCATgctttacaagttagagtaaAGAGTGGAGGTCATGATTATGAAGGCCTATCTTTTCTTTGCAAAACCCCTTTCGTAATCTTTGATTTAGTCGATTTTCGATCAATTAGCATCAATTTAGAAGATGAAACTGCTTGGATTCAAGCTGGTGCAACCATTGGAGAATTTTACTATAACATAGCCAAGAAAAGTGACATTCTTGGATTTCCTTCTGGCCTATGCCCAAGTGTTGGTGTTGGTGGGCTCTTTAGTGGAGGTGGCATTGGCACTATGATGAGAAAATATGACCTCTCTGCTGATAATATAATAGATGCCAATTTGGTTGATGCCAATGGTAGAATTCTTAATAGAGAAACAATGGGAGAAGATGTATTTTGGGCAATTAGAGGTGGTGGAGGAGCTAGTTTTGGAGTAATAACAGCCTGGAAAGTGAAGCTGGTTCGCGTTCCACCCCTTGTCACAGTTTTCACAATTCACAAGAGTTTAGACCAAGAAGGTGTCAAACTTGTCCATAAATGGCAGTATTTAGCCAGTAAACTACCCGGGAGTCTCTTCATCCGAGTCATTATTCAACAAATCGATGGACCTGATAGCCATGGAAACGCGAAGCCAGCGGAACTCTTGTTCAATTCCCTATTTTTAGGACTGAGAACTGACCTGGTTTCTATCATGAACAGGAGCTTCCCTGACTTAGGCTTGAAAATGGAAGATTGCGCGGAGATGAGCTGGATAAAGTCCGTTCTTTACTTCACAGGCTACGAAAAAGGGGAGCCATTAGAAGTCCTGTTGGATAGGAAAACACAGTACAAGAGCAACTTCAAGGGAAAATCAGATTTCGTCGTTGAGCCAATCCCAGAAAGTGTTTTCCAGGGGATCTCAGAGAGATTTTTGCACCAAAAGTTGGCTTTCATGATATTGGATCCTTTAGGAGGGAAAATGGATGAAATTTCTGAATCTGAAATACCATTTCCTCATAGGAAAGGGAACCTATACAACATACAATACATAGTGAAATGGGATTCAAATGATATGTTGGCATCCCAACAGCCCTTGTATTGGATGCAAAGGCTTTACAAGTACATGGAACCATATGTGTCCAAGTCACCAAGAACTGCTTATATCAATTATAGGGATCTTGATTTGGGAATCAATCAGCAGGGAAATTACTCAAGCTATCGACAAGCTCTGACTTGGGGTACGAAGTACTTCAAAGGTAATTTTCAAAGATTGGCAAGAGCTAAGCATCAGATTGATCCGAGCAACTTTTTCACAAATGAACAAAGCATTCCTCCTCTTTCTTGTTAG
- the LOC107779311 gene encoding dihydroceramide fatty acyl 2-hydroxylase FAH1 isoform X1, translating into MPAVYYWYFTCRFCGLLREREKGKPFLLNHWDPLNRKSLLTQARSALFSLPNPTMVAQGFNVDLNKALVFQVGHLGEAYQEWIHQPIVSKEGPRFFESDFWEFLTRTVWWAIPTIWLPVVCYSIFTSIHMGHTVPEVALMVALGIFIWTLMEYTLHRFLFHINTTSYWGNTAHYLLHGCHHKHPMDGLRLVFPPAATAVLCIPFWNLIKFLATPSTAPALFGGGLLGYVMYDVTHYYLHHGQPTNEVPKSLKKYHLNHHFRIQNKGFGITSSFWDKVFGTLPHSKSAKNR; encoded by the exons ATGCCAGCAGTGTATTACTGGTACTTCACTTGTAGGTTTTGTGGTCTGCTTAGGGAGAGAGAGAAAGGGAAACCTTTTTTGCTGAACCACTGGGATCCTCTCAATAGAAAATCTCTGCTGACACAAGCTAGGTCTGCATTGTTCTCT CTGCCGAATCCCACAATGGTTGCACAAGGCTTCAATGTAGATTTAAATAAAGCACTTGTATTCCAG GTTGGCCACCTTGGAGAAGCTTACCAAGAGTGGATTCACCAGCCCATTGTCAGCAAGGAAGGTCCGCGATTTTTTGAAAGTGATTTTTGGGAG TTTCTGACTCGCACAGTTTGGTGGGCAATTCCAACCATATGGCTTCCAGTTGTATGCTACAGTATCTTCACGTCTATCCATATGGGTCATACTGTCCCGGAGGTGGCATTGATGGTGGCGTTGGGCATTTTCATCTGGACACTGATGGAATACACTCTTCATCGTTTTCTTTTCCACATTAATACAACGAGCTATTG GGGAAACACAGCTCATTATCTTCTTCATGGCTGTCATCATAAGCATCCCATGGATGGTCTAAGGCTTGTTTTTCCACCTGCTGCAACGGCTGTTCTTTGCATACCT TTCTGGAACTTGATCAAATTCCTGGCGACTCCCTCTACTGCTCCTGCTTTGTTTGGAGGCGGTCTATTGGGCTACGTTATGTATGATGTAACCCACTACTACTTGCATCACGGACAACCGACAAATGAAGTGCCTAAAAGTCTTAAG AAATATCACTTGAATCATCATTTTCGTATCCAGAACAAAGGTTTTGGCATTACCTCCTCTTTCTGGGACAAGGTGTTTGGAACGCTACCACATTCAAAATCAGCCAAGAACAGATGA